In Fusarium oxysporum f. sp. lycopersici 4287 chromosome 6, whole genome shotgun sequence, a single window of DNA contains:
- a CDS encoding hypothetical protein (At least one base has a quality score < 10) gives MIDIVMDDDLSSGNDQASEASPPAPASHRSHNRGRSIGDSSISGRIHKVSERLRSASRNRKEHVRFAPSEAPFESIPIPRR, from the coding sequence ATGATTGATATTGTCATGGACGACGATTTATCATCTGGTAATGATCAAGCGTCAGAGGCCAGCCCTCCGGCACCAGCTTCCCACAGGAGCCACAACCGAGGCAGAAGCATTGGAGACAGCAGCATCTCAGGCCGCATTCACAAGGTCAGTGAGCGACTTCGTTCTGCCAGCCGCAATCGAAAGGAGCATGTCCGATTTGCCCCTTCCGAGGCTCCCTTTGAGAGCATTCCTATACCTCGACGATGA
- a CDS encoding hypothetical protein (At least one base has a quality score < 10), whose product MPHVTDLKYFDPCAATASMFLYAQGSSVVCCHHDTLTIERRFSRHADEVQLLVVDNQSEAGGGRFVVSYDAGQTAIVWDLMTGDEISRFACYDHLTVAAWMKNGNVAFGNTKGSIIMFEPSTSEHVSSRTTDQISVTALAPSADCRTFAIGYQNGSLFVATLQPRFTILHNLTTSKGPSPIVNLAWHASSPRQKSDMLAVQMHDGDLRVWSVAKKYSADDPAKVVRNLRKAEVTRDGPNWMGWSKNGRIIQYSDSQTQSWDVRTKHITHDPIPTLDLVRGLAVYGPGATLFTLGPNNTVQQFDLKSPAIMVANVQHPAILLPPSPPVSEESGDRSATSTTTIASESETSSIPLYMDISESDEDHLSPFARLTRRQAYGSGNEPYESASPVSSRSGLSSLSKSSAGSSQTPGRYPGSMRSRGLSENTYISATTSIRSSTIGNSAHGNTRDLDTYSMGYSLGTTSVPSIASSRSRRRPSRLRNEVPRSPDDNKVHDLFKCARARLSDIPYKHAMGANSARLTNDDLRRQMLNTIFGWNKEVEDLIRDEMSRHTQGSPSRILLAKWLDDINPNIMNANFENMTSSDWMLLALSGIGGHASQQKLGHTYVQRLLEAGDVHTAVTIMLGMGDHNDAIEVYISHKRYMEALILTCLSAPSVWERQAAIIRKWGKWAVQHGQQQLAIRCFACTDQESTEPWTSPSAAQLNFQTMTPSIPEILSPPLSPPGVQRCLQRSIAKTSALKLITSFGDQMQKTKFFAGDGGQTPIAAGVTPIADSARSPAFSHASNNEAPTAFLRPSNNSRFNTTVSARGRGRLPSIGEIPSDLNPGALRSAELSAVPDDYEPRSGHVRTPSGNDNMMMGTASHRAATASPMMMREHAQLIVQASEGDFSPPPDQAAMLKMQQTSRNHRNGSRDRIPVGVNLPLHPGPSHDDITSPEQSVTFSTRYHWPTRRRGPASVTGSVTSASSAGRSLRHQAVRNREDYIHSLDAAKHYSKRQRSRQRSHSRTRDASPDHPGSRERTTRSREPSEDRGRVSAFHWPKAKRSPTSPIPMSPEYLLNLSTPRHGQIGEPNTVRKVSGSIVKPQSRNSNRGSRRRSPEGLSRPPALTLRARSQGRESSAQRSPSSPLPLSATVHQYQGSEDEENYRAAITAQEEFRNKHSRSSSRGLGSPALSKQDASEHRRRANSEVANFDGSTSTEHAGDLKQMNNERQRKKEQAARELEERRKSLAKRAQTPSIPHSNEFAPAFAITVKTAEPKPLPDDIPPRSATEPPQKSMYARNGPVIGLPATPKAMRLIIEGNHDQPGSTPRPNVPSIPASFSQRYSPETSPQQSPEREAPVPEPSLTLLRSTVYQPPARPHIPRSMSAPIPDEPGQRPARLARKSSVGRIEEVVPSKQRRSHEDPMPPPPPPAPPVLKEFRHLASPPPPPVPLQHAQRY is encoded by the exons ATGCCTCATGTTACCGATTTAAAGTACTTTGACCCCTGCGCCGCCACTGCGTCCATGTTCTTGTACGCCCAGGGTTCATCCGTTGTTTGCTGTCACCATGATACTCTTACCATTGAACGAAGGTTTTCTCGACACGCTGATGAGGTTCAATTGTTAGTGGTTGATAATCAGAGTGAGGCTGGTGGTGGCCGCTTCGTTGTCAGTTACGATGCTGGCCAAACAGCAATTGTGTGGGATCTAATGACAGGCGATGAGATCTCTCGATTTGCCTGTTATGATCATTTAACTGTCGCAGCGTGGATGAAAAATGGCAATGTGGCTTTTG GCAATACAAAAGGAAGCATTATCATGTTTGAGCCTTCAACATCCGAACATGTTTCTTCACGAACTACTGACCAAATTTCTGTGACGGCATTGGCACCGTCGGCTGATTGTCGAACCTTTGCTATCGG CTACCAGAATGGCTCTTTATTCGTTGCAACCTTGCAACCACGCTTTACTATCTTACACAATCTTACCACTTCCAAAGGACCATCACCCATCGTCAACCTCGCATGGCATGCTTCTTCGCCTCGGCAAAAGTCCGACATGCTTGCTGTCCAGATGCATGACGGTGACTTACGAGTCTGGAGCGTGGCAAAGAAGTACAGCGCTGATGACCCTGCAAAGGTGGTTCGAAACCTTAGGAAAGCTGAGGTCACGAGGGATGGACCCAACTGGATGGGATGGTCCAAGAACGGTCGCATAATTCAATATTCCGACTC GCAAACACAGTCATGGGATGTTAGGACAAAGCACATCACCCATGATCCCATCCCgactcttgatcttgttcGCGGCCTCGCCGTCTATGGCCCAGGTGCCACGTTGTTCACCCTTGGACCCAATAATACCGTGCAGCAGTTCGACCTGAAGTCCCCGGCCATCATGGTTGCCAATGTCCAACACCCAGCAATCCTATTGCCACCCTCTCCTCCAGTCTCAGAAGAAAGTGGTGATCGATCAGCGACCTCGACTACTACTATCGCCTCCGAGTCTGAGACGAGCTCTATTCCCCTGTATATGGATATTTCCGAGAGTGACGAAGATCACTTATCACCATTTGCTCGCCTGACTCGACGCCAAGCTTACGGCTCTGGTAATGAGCCTTACGAATCAGCTAGCCCTGTCTCAAGTCGGAGCGGACTTTCATCCTTATCGAAATCCTCAGCTGGGTCGTCCCAAACCCCTGGCCGTTACCCCGGATCCATGAGGTCAAGAGGACTGTCAGAAAACACCTATATCTCGGCTACAACCTCGATCAGGTCATCAACTATTGGCAACAGTGCTCACGGTAACACGAGAGATTTGGACACTTATTCCATGGGATACTCTCTTGGCACTACAAGTGTTCCTTCCATAGCCTCAAGCCGATCACGAAGAAGACCTTCTCGCCTGCGCAATGAAGTTCCCCGTAGCCCTGACGACAACAAGGTGCACGACCTATTCAAGTGTGCTCGGGCGCGTCTCAGTGACATTCCTTACAAACATGCTATGGGTGCCAACAGTGCTCGTCTCACCAATGATGATCTGCGCCGTCAAATGCTCAATACCATCTTCGGATGGAACAAAGAGGTTGAAGACCTGATTAGGGATGAGATGAGTAGGCATACCCAAGGATCTCCCAGCCGCATTCTCTTGGCCAAAtggcttgatgatatcaatccCAATATCATGAACGCAAACTTCGAGAACATGACTTCTTCTGACTGGATGTTATTGGCTCTGAGTGGCATCGGCGGCCATGCCTCACAACAGAAGCTTGGCCATACATACGTCCAGCGCCTGCTTGAGGCTGGCGACGTGCACACAGCAGTTACTATTATGCTTGGCATGGGTGATCACAATGACGCTATTGAGGTTTATATCTCTCACAAGCGTTACATGGAGGCACTGATCCTCACATGCCTCTCAGCCCCTAGTGTTTGGGAACGACAAGCTGCTATTATCAGGAAATGGGGGAAGTGGGCAGTTCAACATGGCCAACAGCAGCTAGCAATCCGATGCTTTGCTTGCACCGACCAGGAGTCTACTGAGCCTTGGACTTCTCCATCCGCCGCGCAGCTGAACTTCCAGACTATGACTCCCAGTATTCCTGAGATCCTAAGCCCGCCTCTCTCACCTCCCGGTGTTCAACGTTGCCTCCAACGCAGCATCGCAAAGACCTCTGCTCTCAAGCTTATCACCTCATTTGGTGATCAAATGCAAAAGACAAAGTTCTTTGCTGGCGACGGTGGTCAAACCCCGATTGCCGCGGGTGTTACCCCTATCGCTGACTCTGCCCGCTCTCCCGCTTTCTCTCATGCCTCCAACAACGAGGCCCCGACAGCCTTCCTTCGCCCTTCAAACAATAGCAGATTCAATACCACAGTGTCTGCCCGAGGACGTGGGCGTTTGCCGTCCATTGGTGAGATTCCCTCAGACCTCAACCCGGGGGCACTTCGATCTGCTGAGCTGTCTGCTGTGCCTGATGACTATGAGCCTCGATCTGGTCATGTTCGAACACCATCTGGCAATGACAACATGATGATGGGTACCGCATCACATCGTGCCGCTACTGCAAGCccgatgatgatgcgagAGCATGCTCAACTCATTGTCCAAGCGAGCGAAGGAGATTTTTCACCGCCACCGGACCAGGCCGCTATGTTGAAAATGCAACAAACATCACGTAACCATCGCAATGGCTCTCGTGACCGCATTCCTGTGGGTGTGAATCTACCGCTGCATCCTGGGCCCTCTCATGACGACATTACATCCCCAGAGCAGTCCGTCACTTTTTCTACTCGCTACCACTGGCCAACTCGCCGCAGAGGCCCAGCCTCTGTGACAGGTTCGGTCACTTCTGCGTCGAGCGCCGGAAGAAGCCTTCGTCATCAAGCTGTGCGAAACCGAGAAGATTACATCCATAGCTTGGATGCTGCCAAGCACTACTCCAAGAGACAACGCAGTCGTCAGCGTAGCCATTCAAGAACTCGGGATGCTTCACCAGATCATCCTGGAAGTCGAGAGCGAACCACACGCTCCAGGGAACCTTCCGAGGACCGTGGACGTGTCAGCGCTTTCCATTGGCCCAAGGCAAAACGATCACCAACTTCCCCAATCCCCATGTCTCCAGAGTACTTGCTGAACTTGAGCACTCCACGACATGGTCAGATCGGTGAGCCAAACACAGTACGCAAGGTAAGCGGTTCAATTGTCAAACCACAAAGCCGCAATTCAAACCGTGGAAGCCGCCGCAGGAGCCCAGAAGGTCTCTCTCGCCCGCCAGCTCTCACACTTCGTGCCCGAAGCCAAGGCCGGGAGAGTTCTGCACAGCGTTCTCCTTCGTCACCCTTGCCTCTGAGTGCTACTGTTCACCAGTACCAGGGTTccgaggatgaagagaacTACAGAGCAGCCATAACAGCTCAAGAGGAATTCAGGAACAAGCACAGCCGCAGTAGCAGCCGAGGCCTTGGCTCGCCGGCACTGAGCAAGCAAGATGCTTCGGAGCACCGACGCAGAGCCAATTCTGAGGTCGCCAACTTTGACGGTTCCACTTCAACTGAGCATGCTGGTGACCTCAAGCAAATGAATAACGAGCGTCAGCGAAAGAAGGAACAGGCTGCACGAGAACTCGAGGAGCGCCGCAAGTCTCTGGCCAAGCGTGCCCAAACACCTTCAATCCCTCATTCTAACGAGTTCGCTCCTGCTTTTGCGATCACGGTTAAGACTGCTGAGCCTAAGCCTCTACCTGACGATATCCCACCTCGCAGTGCTACTGAGCCCCCACAAAAGAGCATGTACGCCCGCAACGGACCTGTTATTGGACTTCCAGCGACCCCCAAAGCCATGAGACTCATCATTGAGGGCAACCATGATCAACCAGGAAGCACTCCCAGACCCAACGTGCCTTCGATTCCAGCCAGCTTCTCTCAGCGATACTCGCCAGAAACCTCACCTCAACAGTCGCCTGAGAGAGAAGCGCCAGTCCCCGAGCCCAGTCTCACTCTGCTGCGATCCACCGTCTACCAGCCACCGGCGCGACCTCATATCCCTCGTAGCATGTCAGCCCCAATTCCAGATGAACCTGGCCAGCGCCCTGCTCGTCTTGCACGCAAGAGCAGTGTTGGACGTATCGAAGAAGTTGTCCCTAGTAAGCAACGACGCTCTCACGAAGATCCTATgccccctccccctcctccgGCGCCCCCAGTTCTCAAGGAATTCAGGCATTTGGCTTCACCTCCACCGCCTCCTGTCCCTTTGCAACACGCCCAGCGATATTAG